One Cytophagia bacterium CHB2 genomic window carries:
- a CDS encoding PAS domain S-box protein produces the protein SAWVVLIVCEDITPRKQAEHEIRRLNEELEQRVIARTLALQESETKFRTLAEMATAGIFIYQDGRLRYVNPATQQITGYTQAELMVRDPWGLLPPERQPEARTRGLALERGEAVPTHYELQMITKHGAKRWIDFTARLIEFEGRPAILGTALDITARKNLDAQLQKYTEDLEGLIAQRTARIQELERQRAEQEKLAVSGRMAARIAHEINNPLGIIQNAAKLVGRAVPQDHRHFAYVGLIEKEIARIARIVRQMLDLHRPQRQSPKIFRPSQTIADVMALLQPRGEEFNIRLEHDLQRAHATVNLPEDILWQILYNVIVNAIEASAAGGRVHVSAAVAPEHLRVEVTDQGQGIPEDIKTRIFEPFFTTKSTSTTGGMGLGLAICKSLLDALNGEIGFQSNGNNETICTIVIPLAQPPDNESLR, from the coding sequence GAGCGCATGGGTCGTACTGATCGTTTGTGAAGACATCACCCCGCGCAAGCAAGCGGAACACGAAATCCGCCGGCTCAATGAAGAATTGGAACAGCGCGTGATCGCGCGCACGCTAGCATTGCAGGAAAGTGAAACGAAATTCCGCACCCTGGCAGAAATGGCGACAGCCGGAATTTTCATTTACCAAGATGGCCGGCTGCGTTACGTCAACCCCGCGACACAACAAATCACAGGATACACGCAAGCGGAACTGATGGTGCGGGATCCCTGGGGTCTGTTGCCGCCGGAACGCCAGCCGGAGGCGCGCACACGCGGCCTGGCGCTGGAGCGCGGCGAAGCCGTGCCCACACACTACGAATTGCAAATGATCACCAAACACGGCGCGAAACGTTGGATCGATTTCACCGCCCGCCTGATCGAATTCGAAGGCCGGCCCGCGATATTGGGAACGGCTTTGGACATTACCGCGCGCAAAAATCTGGACGCACAATTGCAAAAATATACTGAAGACTTGGAGGGCTTGATCGCCCAGCGTACTGCGCGCATTCAAGAATTGGAGCGGCAGCGTGCCGAACAGGAAAAGCTTGCTGTGAGCGGGCGCATGGCGGCGCGCATTGCACATGAGATCAATAACCCGCTCGGCATCATTCAAAATGCCGCCAAGCTGGTGGGCCGTGCCGTGCCGCAAGACCACCGCCATTTCGCATATGTCGGCTTGATCGAAAAAGAAATTGCACGCATCGCACGCATCGTCCGGCAAATGCTCGATCTCCATCGGCCGCAGCGCCAATCGCCCAAAATCTTTCGGCCCAGCCAAACCATCGCCGATGTCATGGCGTTACTGCAGCCGCGCGGCGAGGAATTCAACATTCGCCTCGAGCACGATTTGCAGCGCGCCCATGCCACGGTCAACCTGCCCGAAGACATTTTGTGGCAAATTCTTTATAACGTAATCGTCAATGCCATCGAAGCCTCCGCCGCCGGAGGCCGGGTTCACGTCTCTGCCGCCGTGGCGCCGGAACACTTGCGGGTCGAGGTAACGGATCAAGGTCAGGGCATACCGGAGGACATCAAAACCCGCATTTTCGAACCATTTTTCACAACCAAAAGCACCTCCACCACCGGCGGCATGGGCTTAGGCCTGGCGATTTGCAAAAGCCTGCTCGACGCTCTCAACGGTGAAATCGGCTTCCAGAGCAACGGAAACAACGAAACTATTTGCACGATTGTGATCCCGCTGGCGCAACCTCCGGACAACGAGTCGCTTCGTTAA
- a CDS encoding response regulator produces METHMSELGRILIADDEVGFAAVTADLLREEGYFCECAEDAYRAKALLSAQEYDLLIADIKMPGNDGLELVESISALAESIPVILVTGYPSLDTAIKSTRLSVAGYLVKPTPFEDLLQLVREAVMRAHASRLLTKARNQLQHTQQELNAWGNLKTLTAPKTSLAEIDIFLHHAIRNIVANVTDLKNLTQALAQNRPKQQVCQLLNCPRQIELAQAIAEAVRVLEKTKNSFKSKELAALRLNLERVLNATHEHAANTIVKSD; encoded by the coding sequence ATGGAGACACACATGTCTGAGTTGGGTAGAATTTTGATTGCGGATGATGAAGTCGGTTTCGCCGCCGTCACCGCCGACCTGTTGCGCGAGGAGGGATATTTCTGCGAGTGTGCGGAAGACGCTTATCGGGCCAAAGCCTTGCTCTCCGCCCAGGAGTATGACTTGCTGATCGCGGATATAAAAATGCCGGGCAATGACGGGCTGGAACTTGTCGAGTCGATATCGGCCCTTGCAGAGAGCATCCCGGTCATCTTGGTCACGGGCTATCCTTCACTCGACACAGCCATCAAGTCCACGCGGCTGTCGGTTGCCGGCTATTTGGTGAAGCCCACGCCCTTTGAAGACTTGCTGCAATTGGTGCGGGAAGCCGTGATGCGCGCGCATGCCTCGCGCTTGTTAACGAAAGCGCGCAACCAACTGCAACACACGCAGCAAGAGTTGAATGCTTGGGGAAATTTGAAAACCCTGACGGCCCCCAAAACCTCGTTGGCCGAGATCGACATCTTTTTACATCACGCCATTCGTAATATCGTTGCCAACGTGACGGACTTGAAAAATCTCACACAAGCGCTGGCACAGAACAGGCCAAAACAACAGGTATGCCAACTTCTCAATTGCCCGCGGCAGATTGAGTTGGCGCAGGCAATCGCCGAGGCTGTTCGAGTTTTGGAAAAAACCAAAAATTCATTCAAATCCAAAGAACTGGCGGCGTTGCGGTTGAATCTGGAAAGGGTGCTCAATGCGACACATGAACACGCCGCAAACACGATTGTCAAGTCTGACTGA